A DNA window from Pseudomonas tohonis contains the following coding sequences:
- a CDS encoding 2-hydroxychromene-2-carboxylate isomerase, translated as MNKSVEFFFDLGSPASYLAWTQLPALCARKGATLVYRPMLLGGVFQATGNASPNAVPVKGRYSMIDLDRYARRYGVPLVFNPHFPINTLTLMRGAIGIQLHQPERFEAYLEAMFRAMWQERRNLGDPAILGATLVEAGFDPQALLALVGDQAVKDALKAATEEAVKRGVFGAPTCFVGNDMFFGQDRLDFIEEALD; from the coding sequence ATGAACAAGAGCGTCGAATTCTTCTTCGATCTGGGCAGCCCGGCCAGCTACCTGGCCTGGACCCAGCTACCTGCCCTGTGTGCCCGCAAGGGCGCGACCCTGGTGTATCGGCCAATGCTGCTGGGCGGGGTGTTCCAGGCCACGGGCAATGCCTCGCCCAATGCGGTGCCGGTGAAGGGCCGCTATTCGATGATCGACCTGGACCGCTACGCCAGGCGCTATGGCGTGCCGCTGGTGTTCAACCCGCACTTTCCCATCAACACGCTGACGCTGATGCGCGGCGCCATCGGCATCCAGCTGCACCAGCCGGAGCGCTTCGAGGCCTACCTGGAGGCGATGTTCAGGGCGATGTGGCAGGAGCGGCGCAACCTGGGCGACCCGGCGATCCTCGGCGCGACCCTGGTCGAAGCCGGTTTCGATCCGCAGGCGCTGCTGGCGCTGGTGGGTGACCAGGCGGTGAAGGACGCCCTGAAGGCAGCCACCGAGGAGGCGGTGAAGCGCGGGGTGTTCGGGGCGCCGACCTGCTTCGTCGGCAACGACATGTTCTTCGGCCAGGACCGCCTCGACTTCATCGAGGAGGCCCTGGACTGA
- a CDS encoding HDOD domain-containing protein — MPAHAKVPEILIAEADPWTADLLAQLVLDVRGDASLVRVTDTQAALARCKRRLPDLVIADGELQGGGGLELLRQLRRHPRTPVLPFVLISEKVDASSVRAALPLAPSAYLGKPFNAEGLRQRLGTLLPGADQGRSAVAPLLVGTLREYLDSVREEGQGAPLLSDVRDAVSQCLQASDVDLRDLDDVFSRDPQITAKLIAAANSAAHHLGMPCQTLGQALHRLGVTRVLNLVLGMALERNAHLHDPRLAELAEIAWKSSQRSAELGYWMASELDLDAELCYTAGLLHNMGELALLRSLQDWQDAGGELGDEELLETLRKRAASFGSALRIRWRLPFGLRELVAAFYGLGAGVFSREALVMNLCAGLLRLPVGQDVGALLEERAARLLRLDPDLLRRLPARLLQAA; from the coding sequence ATGCCAGCCCACGCCAAGGTCCCGGAAATCCTGATTGCCGAGGCCGACCCCTGGACGGCGGACCTGCTCGCGCAACTGGTGCTGGATGTACGTGGCGATGCCAGCCTGGTGCGCGTCACCGACACCCAGGCGGCCCTGGCCCGCTGCAAGCGGCGCCTGCCCGACCTGGTGATCGCCGATGGCGAGCTGCAGGGCGGCGGCGGCCTCGAGCTGCTGCGCCAGCTCCGGCGCCACCCGCGTACCCCGGTGCTGCCTTTCGTCCTCATCAGCGAGAAGGTCGACGCCAGCAGCGTGCGCGCCGCGCTGCCCCTGGCGCCCAGCGCCTACCTGGGCAAGCCCTTCAATGCCGAAGGCCTGCGCCAGCGCCTGGGTACCCTGCTGCCAGGGGCCGACCAGGGCCGCAGTGCCGTGGCACCGCTGCTGGTCGGCACCCTCAGGGAATACCTCGACAGCGTGCGGGAGGAAGGGCAGGGCGCGCCGCTGCTCAGCGATGTGCGCGACGCCGTCAGCCAGTGCCTGCAGGCCAGCGATGTCGACCTGCGCGACCTCGACGACGTCTTCTCCCGCGACCCGCAGATCACCGCCAAGCTCATCGCCGCCGCCAACAGCGCCGCCCACCACCTGGGCATGCCCTGCCAGACCCTCGGCCAGGCACTGCACCGCCTGGGTGTCACCCGCGTGCTCAACCTGGTGCTCGGCATGGCCCTGGAACGCAACGCCCACCTGCATGACCCGCGCCTCGCCGAGCTGGCCGAGATCGCCTGGAAGTCATCCCAGCGCAGTGCCGAGCTGGGCTACTGGATGGCCAGCGAGCTCGACCTGGATGCCGAGCTCTGCTACACCGCCGGCCTGCTGCACAACATGGGCGAACTGGCCCTGCTGCGCAGCCTGCAGGACTGGCAGGACGCCGGGGGCGAACTCGGTGATGAAGAGCTGCTGGAAACCCTGCGCAAGCGCGCCGCCAGCTTCGGCTCCGCGCTGCGCATCCGCTGGCGCCTGCCCTTCGGCCTGCGCGAGCTGGTGGCCGCCTTCTACGGCCTGGGGGCCGGGGTCTTCTCCCGCGAGGCGCTGGTGATGAACCTCTGTGCCGGGCTGCTGCGCCTGCCCGTGGGGCAGGATGTCGGCGCGCTGCTGGAAGAGCGCGCCGCGCGCCTGCTGCGCCTCGACCCCGACCTGCTGCGGCGTCTGCCCGCCCGGCTGTTGCAGGCCGCCTGA
- the gabT gene encoding 4-aminobutyrate--2-oxoglutarate transaminase produces MSKTNESLLQRRAAAVPRGVGQIHPVVAERAENATVWDVEGREYIDFAGGIAVLNTGHLHPKVVAAVQEQLTKLSHTCFQVLAYEPYIELCEEIAKRVPGDFAKKTLLVTSGSEAVENAVKIARAATGRAGVIAFTGAYHGRTMMTLSLTGKVVPYSAGMGLMPGGVFRALAPCELHGVSEDDSIASIERIFKNDAQPQDIAAIIIEPVQGEGGFYVNSKPFMQRLRALCDQHGILLIADEVQTGAGRTGTFFATEQLGVIPDLTTFAKSVGGGFPISGVCGKAEIMDAIAPGGLGGTYAGSPIACAAALAVLKVFDEEKLLERSQAVGERLKAGLREIQAKHKVIGDVRGLGSMVAIELFEGGDESKPAAELVGKIVAKARDKGLILLSCGTYYNVIRFLMPVTIPDAQLDKGLAIVAECFDELA; encoded by the coding sequence ATGAGCAAGACCAACGAATCCCTGCTGCAACGCCGTGCCGCCGCCGTCCCCCGTGGCGTGGGCCAGATCCACCCGGTCGTCGCCGAGCGCGCCGAGAACGCCACCGTCTGGGACGTGGAAGGTCGCGAGTACATCGACTTCGCCGGCGGCATCGCCGTGCTGAACACCGGCCACCTGCACCCCAAAGTGGTCGCCGCCGTCCAGGAGCAGCTGACCAAGCTGTCCCACACCTGCTTCCAGGTGCTGGCCTACGAGCCCTACATCGAGCTCTGCGAAGAGATCGCCAAGCGCGTACCGGGTGACTTCGCCAAGAAGACCCTGCTGGTCACCTCCGGCTCCGAAGCCGTCGAGAACGCCGTGAAGATCGCCCGTGCCGCCACCGGCCGCGCCGGCGTGATCGCCTTCACCGGCGCCTACCACGGCCGCACCATGATGACCCTGTCGCTGACCGGCAAGGTGGTCCCGTACTCCGCCGGCATGGGCCTGATGCCCGGTGGCGTGTTCCGCGCCCTGGCGCCCTGCGAGCTGCACGGCGTGAGCGAAGACGACTCCATCGCCAGCATCGAGCGCATCTTCAAGAACGACGCCCAGCCCCAGGACATCGCCGCGATCATCATCGAGCCGGTGCAGGGTGAAGGCGGCTTCTACGTCAACTCCAAGCCCTTCATGCAGCGCCTGCGCGCCCTGTGCGACCAGCACGGCATCCTGCTGATCGCTGACGAAGTGCAGACCGGCGCCGGCCGTACCGGCACCTTCTTCGCCACCGAGCAACTGGGCGTGATCCCGGACCTGACCACATTCGCCAAGTCCGTCGGCGGCGGCTTCCCCATCTCCGGCGTGTGCGGCAAGGCCGAGATCATGGACGCCATCGCTCCCGGCGGCCTGGGCGGCACCTACGCCGGCAGCCCGATCGCCTGCGCCGCGGCCCTGGCCGTGCTCAAGGTGTTCGACGAAGAGAAACTGCTGGAGCGCAGCCAGGCCGTGGGCGAGCGCCTCAAGGCCGGCCTGCGTGAAATCCAGGCCAAGCACAAGGTCATCGGCGATGTCCGCGGCCTCGGCTCCATGGTCGCGATCGAACTGTTCGAAGGCGGCGACGAGAGTAAGCCGGCTGCCGAGCTGGTCGGCAAGATCGTCGCCAAGGCGCGCGACAAGGGCCTGATCCTGCTGTCCTGCGGCACCTACTACAACGTCATCCGCTTCCTGATGCCGGTCACCATTCCCGATGCGCAGCTCGACAAAGGCCTGGCCATTGTCGCCGAGTGCTTCGACGAACTCGCCTGA